The nucleotide sequence TAAATGCCGAACCGTCAGCGTTTACATCCTGAATAGCGCCACAAAGCGGGTCTAGCATAAATCCACCTGAATTTACCGGACAAGCACGGTAACATGATAAAAGTGTTTCAATGAATTCGTCTGATAGCTCACCTTCAATTATGCCATTGCGCCAATACAAGTTCAGATCACTATCGTAGTTATTGGATTGGCATTCAACGTATTGCGAACGCCTACTTAACAATTCGGCACCGTCTTGCCATTTGGCTACAGATTCCAAACCGTGCACCGAGTCCTCACTAAACCCCATTATCGAAATTCGTGCTTTATCGTGCGTAGATCGCGAGAGATATGCATATAGAAAAACCGATCTGTTATCACTGAGCACTATTTCGCTATATTGCCTAAGAATAGATCGTGCGTGACATAACGGCCACTCGAGTATTCGGCCATCAATATTTTGGGGGGCATCGTGTAATTTAAACGTGATATCGGTCACAACGCCAAATTGACCATGGCCACACCCTTTTAATGCCCAAAATAACTCCGCGTGTTGGGATTCGGTCACTTGTTTTACTTTACCGTCAGCAGTTATCAATCCAAACGCGAGTACATTGTCGCAACTCAAACCAAGCTTTCTGGACAAAAAACCGATCCCCCCTCCCAATGTTGCGCCGACAACACCAACATCGGGACAGGTACCCAAAGGAACCACTTTATTGTGTTGCGCTAGAAAATGGTCCAATTCACTATTTTTGACGCCTGCGCCGACGTTTACTGAGCTCTTATCAACATTCAGTACAGTTGTTTTAAACATCGACATATCAATTACAATTGCATTGTTAAGGACCGACATGCCACTTACACCATGCCCTTGACCCTTAATTGTAATGGATAAGCGCAACTGCTTTGCACATTTGACAATGTGTATAATATCGGTCTTTGTCTTAGGTTGAATAATTACTAACGGAAAACGCGAAACACCTTGATTGAATACTTTCCTGTTTTCTTCATATTCTGCACTACCCGGTGACCAGAATGCGCCGCCAACAAGACTTGCCAGTTCTACCAGGCTTGTTTCAGTAGCACGCGTGTCAATTGAATCTGTTTTTGTCTGTTTTGCAGGTGAAACTTCAACAATACTCTCTAGTAAATTCCAACTACGACTTCCAAAAGTGTTTGGCGTGACATCGCTCAGCAATTGTCGCAGATATTGTGCAACTAATCGGGGAGGTAAAAGCTTGTTTGCCGAAAACATACTGCGCATTAACTCCGATGCAGGCAAAGCTCGATTTGAGGCTTGCCTTATCGTTTCCTGCATCTTCGTGTCGACGTTTCCAGGAACCACAGTTGTAAAAACAGCAATATCGTTATCGACTTCAAGTTGAAAACACTGGCACAGCATATTTAATGATGCTTTGCTCACACAATAAGCTGAGGCGCCAGCAACGGGTTGTACTGGCAAATCACTGGTTAAAAACATCACGCGGCTATGACTAAATTTTTTTAAGCATATCTGCGTTAAAAGGCGAGGTACTTCGACATTTATCCATTGGGTTGCCTCCCACTCATCAGGGGCGACGTTGCTAATATCTCCAAATGGCATGACAACACCTGCGCAATGGATCAGGTAGCTAAAGTGAGTATGCTGATTGACAACGTTTTGAAGGCTTTTAATACAATCCCTATTAGTGAAATCGATACACTCGATTCTGACCCTATCCCCATAAGACCTTTTAAGCTGTTGTAAAGTTTCTGGATTTCTACAAAGTGCTACGATCTGTATAAAAGGGTAGGAGAGTAGAAGCTCTTTTGTAAGCGCAAGTCCTATACCAGAGCTAGCGCCTGATATTAGTGCTGTCTGTTGATACAACATCTTAAAAGCCTATTTCGTAGAAGAGTGAAAGCTCACTTATATGTTTGATAGCTTCAGCATAAGTAAAGTCCTTGAATGGATAAATAAGTTAATGATTTGATTACAGAAATGTAATCAAACTGTAATCGATTCGTTGTGATGCTTTGATCTGAATCAAGTACATTTAAAATGAAATCACTACGATTAAATACATAAACATTTAAGGGTAAGGTTCAGTGACTCGGTTCTCGTTAGTAAACATTTGGATAGCACTACTGCTGGTCAACACGATATCGGTGAGTGTCCATGCTACGCGTGACATCGGATTTCATGAACATGCATCGACGGTGTTTATCAATGGTGAACGTGCACACGATGATGAGCAAAAAGAGTCTTTCACACCTTGTTATTGCCCAGACTGTTTTTATACGGACAATTCGTCTTCCAACGCACCGCTTGCCATTCTTGAAGCACACTCCTGTTTTTTAATTGAGGCGCAAGAGGATAAAAATCACAGAGATCGTTATCAGGTGCTCAAAAGACCTGTTCCGCCAAATCACCCGCCTCCCATAGAGTTTTTTGTTACTTCGTAAGCGCACTTAACAACACAGTGCCAAATAAGTAAATCAACCCAGTTAGTGGGTAAGAAAAAACAATTTAAAAAGAGAAATATTATGCGATTACATAAAGGAGTGTTGCATGCAATGATTTTTGTGGCCGGTATGATCACATCGTCACCATTGCTTGCATCTGAGACCACCGACCGGTTTGTCTTTGTGGGATACGGTGACGTTAAATATGAAAGTGCAGATGTAGCCGACACCGATGCTTTTTCGGCCAGGTTTATTCCCATTTTTTTATTCAGCTTAAATGACAAAATGCATGTCGAAGCAGAACTCGAGTTTGGATTGGGCGAAAACGGGGAGACCGAAACCGAGCTCGAATACGCTGACATCTATTATTTCCTGAACGACAACACAACATTAACTGCCGGAAAATTCCTTTTACCATTTGGGCAGTTTAGTGCCAACTGGCACCCTAGTTGGATTAATAGAAGTATATGGACCCCCGGCGTCTATGGCGCCCATGGCTCGAGCCAAGCAATGGATCCATTGTTACCTATTCTTAGTGACGTAGGCGTAGCTGCACAGCAAGTCTATCAAGTCGGCTCGGCCAAGGTGTTTGTGGATGTTTTCATGACAAACGGTCCGCGCTCTGAAGCTGCTCATGACGAAGAAGAGATTGAGGATGATCATGATGATCTAATAGCTCGCTTTTTCGCACCCTCTGCTGCAGCTGATCCTGATTCGGAAGAAGATGGTCATGGTGAGGCGTTCCCGGAAGTGGAATTTGAAGCGACGAGCTCTGACAACAATAGCAATAAAGCGTTTGGTGGCCGCCTGGCTATTGCCTTACTACCTTCAATCGAGATTGGAACGTCATATTATCAAGGTGCCTACGACGAACAAGGACAACTAGATATCACAGCCAATGGGTTTGATATCAACTTTATTAGTACTCACGCCATCATCAGAGGCGAGTATATTAAAACTGAAACGGACTCATTTGTTGAGCGAGATCATGTGCAAACTATTGACTCATTTTCACGCAATGGATGGTTTTTACAAGGTACTTTCTTCGTTGGGCACGCTTTTCAATCCCTAGGTAGTACTGAATTGGTCCTTGAATATGCTGAAACCAATAAAATTGAAGAAGCGGAGCGCTGGATGGTAGGTGTCAACTATTGGTTGGACCCTCGTTCAGTTATTAAGGTGGGCTATGAAGATACAGACGTAGTTGAAGGTCCTGATGATACACGGTTTGCTGTGCAATTCAGCTATGGATTCTAGGGGATATCATGAACAAGAAATTAATTATATGTGCACTAATCACATTTATTTCGTTACCGAACTTGGCAGACGATGAAACCACACTTTCTGGCGCAGAGTTAATTAATAACAACTGTGCGCGTTGTCATAACAGTAGGCCTGTGCGTGAGTTTTCTATCAGTGAGTGGAGAGTGATCATGCCACACATGCGCGAAAAAGCGCATTTAACCGGCAGCGAAGTAAAAGCCATTCTTGAATTCATGGAAATAGCTTCTAGTCCTGCTCAACCGGTAGAGGTGACTCTGGCTAAATCATTAACAGTCAATCCACGTGACGTACTCACTCGATATGGTTGTCAGGGGTGTCATCAAGTGCAAGGCGCAGGCGGAACACTCGGTCCATCGCTGGATAATGTTATTAGCGAAAAAGGCAGGGCATTCTTTTTGCGCAAAGTTAAGGAGCCTCAATTTAATAACTCGTCGTCCGCAATGCCGAAAATGCCGATTACAGATGATGAGCTTGAAGCTTTAGCTGAGTTTTTATCGTCCATATAGCCTATTGACCTGAGTCTAAGACATTAGATTAAGGTGACAAGACGTAAACTTTAAACCTAAAACGCTCAACTGAGCATAATCAAAGGAAACAATCTTATGAAAAAGCTTACTTCACTATTACTGGCCAGTGCTTTAGTCGTTGCGCCAATAGCGACTTCTTTTGCATATCAACAGACTGACAAATCTGATATGCCGATGATGGATGGTCAGATGATGCAAAAGATGCAGACGCATATGGAAGAAATGCGCGCAGTATTGGATGCCGTTAAGAGTGAATCGGATCCGGAGAAGCGCGAAGCCATGTTGCATGAGCATGCCCAAAAGATGCAAGACATGATGGGCATGATGGAAGGAAGCGACTCGATGGGGATGAAAGCGGGAAAAGGAATGAAACACAAACACACTGATATGTCCACCGAAGACAAAATGAAAATGATGGAACAGCGTATGTCGATGATGGAAGACATGATGAGCCAAATGATGGGGCACACCGCTGAAAAGTCTAAACCAATACATAAACACAAATAGAGCTAATCACCACGTTACGAGGCAGGAGGTGACCTGCTGTCTCGCTTATTTCAATAATCACAGGAATTTTACATGAATAAATTAATTAAGTTTTTTTCAATTGTAGTCTTGTCAGTTGGACTCCTCGGAGGATGCGCAAGCCAGGTTTATCACGACTACATCATGAGTGGGCAAGTTGTTACAGTCGATGATAAGCAAGCAGTGGTATGTGTATCTGATACGGATGGTTTGAAGGAACATCAAGTTTTTAATGTCTATAGAACTGTCTACGACCCTACAGCAATCTCAGAAGGTGAAAACAGCTATTCACGAGAGTTCGTTGGGAAAATTCGTCTTGGAAAAACTAAGGATAAGCACTTCGCGGAAGCTATTGTGCTGGATGGCGAAATTACGCGTTATGACATGGTCGAGTTTGACCGTGGTTTTTGATTAATATTTTAATTAGGAGTATGCCGTTGTGAATAATAGAGTTTATCACCAACCCTACCGTATAGCGGTTATTGTGACGCTGGTATTAGTGAGTGTCTTATTCACAACCGCGTGCTCAGCAGTACCACAAAGTACTGAGCCAGACAAAAAAACCAATTCATCAGAAACTAAAGAAACTCAGCCTGAGTTAAACGTTGATGACTTCGCTAAAATCCAAACCGCTTTGCACTCGTTAGACAATTCATTAGCGACCCAGCCAAAAAGCAATGAGAGTGTAAATCCGAGTGATACCAGTGTTTCACTCAATACATCATCAATGCCACTTTCAGCAACAAACACAATGAAAATGGGAAAGAGTAAGAATAAAGGCATGATGCCAATGCGCGGGAAATCGTGCATGGGAATGATGTGCAAAATGATGATGAAAAACAGCTCAATGATGGGTACACCACCTGAACAAAATAAAACACAGATATCTGGTTCTCCATTAAATGAAAGCTTACCCGGTGTCAGTGGAGCGCTGCATTTATACCACGTTGGAGAGCAAGCTTTTTTCTTAAACCACAAAGAGACACTCGAATTGACCGATGGTCAGTACCAAACGCTTCTCACGATCCGAACTGAATGGGAGTCTACTCAACAAAGCTTTACGCTGCAGCGAAGTGCGTTAGAAGCATCGTTGTGGGAATTGACCGCTCAGGGGCTACCTCAATACGACAATATCAAAGACACCATTGCTGAAATAGAAGCCACAAACAGCGCCTTGCGGTTGCAGTTTATTACATCGGTAGGGAAAGCGGTATCAGTATTAACGCCCTCTCAGATCGCTAAGATAAATAGCCTGTGGATGGCCGAACAAACAGGTGAGTTATGAGCATGTGGTGGCCACACACATCATTTTTTCTGCGTTACGCCGTCATTTTGAACGTTATGCTGTTATTCGCAACGACGAGCAGTTACGCACAGCAACAGCCAGAGGATAGTGAGCATGCGAGCCACCATCCTGAAGCTACCAATGATCCCACTGTCAACGCTAATACGGATGTTTTGCCGACTGCTACACAAGGTAAAGGACCGCTGGGCAATGCTGGCGCCATGATGGGACCCGGTATGGCAAAAGGCATGGATAAAATGATGGAGAAAATGGGTGCACCCAAACCTAAAGATCTCTATCCCACGCTAATGCGCATGCATTCAGCTACACCCGAACAAAGAGAGACTGTTCTGATTAAAGCAACCGCAAGAATGCAACAAGGAAGTGAGCAACTTGCTACAGGTTTTGATTGGCTTGCCCGCGCAGCTGCCACTGATGACTATTCCCAAATGCAAATGGCTGTTGAAACAGTTAAAGAGGGTATAGCCCATTTTGACAGTGGTCTTGCTGCGAAACGTGCCATACAAGACGGGCAAGAACCACGAAGAGTGGCATTAACCTGGTTCAAGTCACAAATGAATTTGCTTCCCAGTGCGCCGGAAAAAGGTACTTCAACCCTATTTGGTATGACACCGTTTCACAGCGCAGTGATGCTCGTTTTACTCATATTTACAATTGTTATGGTGTATGTGTATGGATTTAAGATGCGCAGAGCTGCCGCGCTGCTCGAAGAGCTTAAGTCTACTGACACCGCAAGCACATCTGCGCCAACGACAAAAGTTTCCTCTGTTGTCGAATCTAATCCGGCTGCCCAGCAGCATGCTTCGGCACCTGCGCAAAGTAGCGAGCCAGCATTGTCATCCACTGCCTCATCGCGCAAGGGCACGTTTAGTGGCGATATGGTAGTAACCGCGATTTTTAATGAAACCCATGATGTTAAAACGTTACGTCTAGCCAGCCCAGATGGACAAACCATTCCATTTGATTTCGAACCAGGTCAATTTGTCACGTTCACACTGAACATCGATGGTTTTGAAAAGCCAGTTAAGCGCTCATACACCATTGCATCATCGCCCACTGAACAGTATTACTTTGAAGTTACGATAAAGCGAGAGGAGTTCGGTGTGGTTTCTCGTTATATGCATGACGCGGTTGAGGTAGGAAATACGCTTTCAATTAAAGCCCCCGGCGGTAAATTTTATTTCAATGGTCATGGTTCAAACAGCGTGGTGTTGATTTCTGGGGGAGTGGGGATCACACCGATGATGAGCGCTGTCCGCTACTTAACGACGACGTGCTGGGACGGTGATATTTATTTTCTGTTTTGTACGCGAACGTCCAACGACTTTATTTTTGAACAGGAATTAAAATATCTGCAAGCACGTCATCCTCGGTTAAAAGTACTGGTCAGTATGACTCAAGCAGAGGGTACATCCTGGATGGGGCCCCAAGGCCGCTTCTCATCCGCAATGATAAACGAATTTGTGCCAGATATTGCCTCAAAAACTGCGCATATTTGTGGGCCTCCTGCAATGATGGATGCTACGAAAAAAATGCTAGCCGAATTGGGTATGCCTAACACGCATATTAAAACCGAAGCGTTTGGGGCTGCTAAACCAGAGCCCGCTCCCGTTAAACCTCAATTAGCCACTAACACCAACGCAGGCGACAACAGACAAGTACGGTTTAGTCTTTCAGACGTCGAAGCCCACGCGGGTCCGGATGAGACCGTATTAGACGTCGCTGATGGACTCGATGTAGATATAGAGAATTCATGCAGAGCGGGTTCGTGCGGGAGTTGTAAGGTGAAACTGCTACGTGGTGACGTCGATATGGAGGTTGATGATGGGCTGGAACCTGAAGATAAGCTCAGTGGGTATATTCTGGCGTGCCAAGCTATCCCTAAATCTGATGTGGAGGTTGAGGCTTAATGAATTCTCAAGAGCGCACAATTGTAAGCAGCTTGGTTGTCCTAATGATCCTGCTATGGCTAGGTTTTGTATGGCATAGAGACCCAGCATTCCCAGGCAGTTTTATTGGATTTGGCGTGGGTTTAAGCGCTTCGGTATTAATGCTTATCCCATTGGTATACATGATCATTAAGCGTAACAAATCACTTAAGAAAGTCGTGACGAAGCACATCGCTATGCCAACGCTCCTGCGTATACATATCTATGCTGGTGTGCTGGGGCCTATTCTAGCGCTGATCCATAGCGCCCATCGTTTTGATAGTGCTACCGGAGTTTCGCTTGTTATCTTTATGATGGTCGTTGTGATCAGTGGGTTTGTGGGTCGATATGTACTCGGTCTTATTTCATCGAATTTGAAAGAGAAAAAGCGCCAAGTAAATGAACTCCACGTTGCGCTTTCTAACGCAAAACAGGCGTTGAAAGACGCAGTCTGTGATGTCAGATATTCGACGTTTGCCCAAACATCCGCACGACATATTCCTTACATCACGTTAAATGTGCCTACTTCAGCACAAAGTAAATTGTTCAAACAAGAAAGCCAGGTTCTTTCCATCATTGATACAATTTCCGATGTTGAGTACAGCATTCTCATTCATGACACCGCGAAGGTGTGGTTTGCTCGCTGGTTAAAATTTCACATCGTGATTTCAATGACACTTTATGTAGTCCTGTTTTTTCACATTTTCAGTGCAGTTTACTTTGGACTGCGCTGGTTATGATGAAATGGATAATAATCGTTCTTGGCTTAGTTGCTGCTGGCTTTGGCGTCAGTCATTTCATTCATATGCCTGAAGATAGCGCACAAATTCCATGGGAAAAAATGGTTGAACCCGGTTCACTCAATAAAGCACATGCCTTTCTCGCGGATGACTGTTTGAGTTGTCACACACCGGTGAAGGGCGTTGAGCGTGACAAATGTGTGGCGTGTCATGCAAATGATACGCATATCGTTGCGCGTCAACCCACTGCATTTCATACCGACATCAAAGAATGTGCAAGTTGCCATGTAGAGCACAAAGGTGAATCGGCCAACATTTCGCTCATGAGCCATATAGCGTTAGTCGACATTGGTTTCAATATGCTCCCCAACCCAAATGTCCCGTTTGACGAGGGCGCTGCCACCATGGCGTTTTTGGAGAACATACTAGCGAATAAACAGACTCCTGATCCCTTGTTTGTGCACCCTGAGGTCAGTGATAAAGAAGCCTTATTAAATTGTACGCAATGTCACAGCAACGATGATCGCCATTTAGGTCTATTTGGAGAGGATTGCGTGCAGTGTCACAGCACAGACAAATGGTCACTGCCAAAGTTTATTCACCCGTCGAGTCAATCACGTGATTGCAATCAATGTCATGAAGCGCCGCCCAGTCACTATATGCAGCATTTTAAAATGATTTCCGCCAAAGTGGCAGGCGAGCCTAAAGCTAAAGTTGAGGAATGCTATGCCTGTCATCAATCTACGTCCTGGAACGATATTAAGCGTGCCGGATGGTATAAACACCATTAAGGGGTACAAACTGTGATCACAAATTCCATTGCGCTCGCAACCTCGGTGCTGATCGCAATAGTATTGTTTCTGCCTCGCTTACGACAATCTGTCCAATGGCGGGCAACAGTCACACCGTTGGCTTCCATTATTGGTAGCGGCTTTTTGATCATTGCACCACTGCTGCATTCGGTAATGGGGAAATGGGCACTGCTTGGAATAGCGTTGTTGTCCATTCTGGCATATGCGCTGGGGTCGGTTATTCGCTTCAATATACGCCATGCAGAACCTGAGCTAGCTAGCAATCAACAAAGCAGTATTGTGACGCTTGAAAAAGCAAGTCAATGGGCGCTTGGTGCGGCATATGCCATTTCCGTGGCGTTTTATATTAGTTTGTTTGCAGCGTTTGTTTTTGATCGTTTATCAATCTCTGATACGACGTACATCAAACTGTTTACCAGTGGGTTGCTTGTCATCATTATGGTGGTCGCTTGGCTCCGTGGTGCTAGGGGGCTAGAGACCATTGAGCTATTCGCCGTGACAATAAAGTTGGCTATTATAGTAGGTGTGCTCGCAGCGCTGGCAACCTACGACATACAAGTACAAAGTGCTTGGTTTCAACATGAAGCGATACAGGCATTGAGCCATTTTGAAACGGTTAGCATGCTCGCAGGCATGCTCATGGTAACGCAAGGGTTCGAGACAACCCGTTTTATGGGGAATAACTACACGCCAGAACAGCGCATTAAAGCGAGTCGTTATGCTCAGTGGATCGCTATTTTTCTCTATGTTGTTTTTATCGGTCTAACGTGTCCTATTTTTCTGGATTTTCCGATCACGGGATTAAACGAAACAACGATTAGTTACACCCTAGGGCAAGCAATATGGGTATTGCCGATTTTATT is from Alteromonas australica and encodes:
- a CDS encoding SDR family NAD(P)-dependent oxidoreductase; protein product: MLYQQTALISGASSGIGLALTKELLLSYPFIQIVALCRNPETLQQLKRSYGDRVRIECIDFTNRDCIKSLQNVVNQHTHFSYLIHCAGVVMPFGDISNVAPDEWEATQWINVEVPRLLTQICLKKFSHSRVMFLTSDLPVQPVAGASAYCVSKASLNMLCQCFQLEVDNDIAVFTTVVPGNVDTKMQETIRQASNRALPASELMRSMFSANKLLPPRLVAQYLRQLLSDVTPNTFGSRSWNLLESIVEVSPAKQTKTDSIDTRATETSLVELASLVGGAFWSPGSAEYEENRKVFNQGVSRFPLVIIQPKTKTDIIHIVKCAKQLRLSITIKGQGHGVSGMSVLNNAIVIDMSMFKTTVLNVDKSSVNVGAGVKNSELDHFLAQHNKVVPLGTCPDVGVVGATLGGGIGFLSRKLGLSCDNVLAFGLITADGKVKQVTESQHAELFWALKGCGHGQFGVVTDITFKLHDAPQNIDGRILEWPLCHARSILRQYSEIVLSDNRSVFLYAYLSRSTHDKARISIMGFSEDSVHGLESVAKWQDGAELLSRRSQYVECQSNNYDSDLNLYWRNGIIEGELSDEFIETLLSCYRACPVNSGGFMLDPLCGAIQDVNADGSAFIHRNASFVCSITGITQFERDDTEVIDWVNKSFDLLSPFFNGHSYQNYDMGNGSPLALYYGQHTARLKLLKQQYDPTGLFISSLLRPD
- a CDS encoding porin, which codes for MIFVAGMITSSPLLASETTDRFVFVGYGDVKYESADVADTDAFSARFIPIFLFSLNDKMHVEAELEFGLGENGETETELEYADIYYFLNDNTTLTAGKFLLPFGQFSANWHPSWINRSIWTPGVYGAHGSSQAMDPLLPILSDVGVAAQQVYQVGSAKVFVDVFMTNGPRSEAAHDEEEIEDDHDDLIARFFAPSAAADPDSEEDGHGEAFPEVEFEATSSDNNSNKAFGGRLAIALLPSIEIGTSYYQGAYDEQGQLDITANGFDINFISTHAIIRGEYIKTETDSFVERDHVQTIDSFSRNGWFLQGTFFVGHAFQSLGSTELVLEYAETNKIEEAERWMVGVNYWLDPRSVIKVGYEDTDVVEGPDDTRFAVQFSYGF
- a CDS encoding c-type cytochrome, producing MNKKLIICALITFISLPNLADDETTLSGAELINNNCARCHNSRPVREFSISEWRVIMPHMREKAHLTGSEVKAILEFMEIASSPAQPVEVTLAKSLTVNPRDVLTRYGCQGCHQVQGAGGTLGPSLDNVISEKGRAFFLRKVKEPQFNNSSSAMPKMPITDDELEALAEFLSSI
- a CDS encoding 2Fe-2S iron-sulfur cluster-binding protein; the protein is MSMWWPHTSFFLRYAVILNVMLLFATTSSYAQQQPEDSEHASHHPEATNDPTVNANTDVLPTATQGKGPLGNAGAMMGPGMAKGMDKMMEKMGAPKPKDLYPTLMRMHSATPEQRETVLIKATARMQQGSEQLATGFDWLARAAATDDYSQMQMAVETVKEGIAHFDSGLAAKRAIQDGQEPRRVALTWFKSQMNLLPSAPEKGTSTLFGMTPFHSAVMLVLLIFTIVMVYVYGFKMRRAAALLEELKSTDTASTSAPTTKVSSVVESNPAAQQHASAPAQSSEPALSSTASSRKGTFSGDMVVTAIFNETHDVKTLRLASPDGQTIPFDFEPGQFVTFTLNIDGFEKPVKRSYTIASSPTEQYYFEVTIKREEFGVVSRYMHDAVEVGNTLSIKAPGGKFYFNGHGSNSVVLISGGVGITPMMSAVRYLTTTCWDGDIYFLFCTRTSNDFIFEQELKYLQARHPRLKVLVSMTQAEGTSWMGPQGRFSSAMINEFVPDIASKTAHICGPPAMMDATKKMLAELGMPNTHIKTEAFGAAKPEPAPVKPQLATNTNAGDNRQVRFSLSDVEAHAGPDETVLDVADGLDVDIENSCRAGSCGSCKVKLLRGDVDMEVDDGLEPEDKLSGYILACQAIPKSDVEVEA
- a CDS encoding cytochrome c3 family protein; protein product: MMKWIIIVLGLVAAGFGVSHFIHMPEDSAQIPWEKMVEPGSLNKAHAFLADDCLSCHTPVKGVERDKCVACHANDTHIVARQPTAFHTDIKECASCHVEHKGESANISLMSHIALVDIGFNMLPNPNVPFDEGAATMAFLENILANKQTPDPLFVHPEVSDKEALLNCTQCHSNDDRHLGLFGEDCVQCHSTDKWSLPKFIHPSSQSRDCNQCHEAPPSHYMQHFKMISAKVAGEPKAKVEECYACHQSTSWNDIKRAGWYKHH